A portion of the Pseudopipra pipra isolate bDixPip1 chromosome 1, bDixPip1.hap1, whole genome shotgun sequence genome contains these proteins:
- the LOC135401821 gene encoding coiled-coil domain-containing protein 201-like produces the protein MADLVGLLTKPQGLKTDYKYSKRGNKPDFKMLEEDDSFLNVKRSLKKRMAKHSTPVDSMLSRTDLTDLTNQSIKDQDTSKRVYGSPVPKSNTSRSLSQVSLVSINAYFPHMSPKRLSTVFDSQELNKEKSQSSQLVFSRRRLSTVLASDESNQESSDMETQATTKAFVEAAVTHKSGPSPLVTGIPGIKDLPIAKTRKKKTDKALVRKKEREWLLRQLKNIEEATKHELIIEEA, from the exons ATGGCTGATCTGGTGGGTTTGCTCACCAAGCCACAAGGTTTGAAAACTGACTACAAATATTCAAAAAGAG GCAATAAACCTGACTTCAAGATGCTGGAGGAAGATGATTCTTTTCTAAATGTTAAAAGATCTCTGAAAAAGAGAATGGCGAAACACAGCACCCCAGTGGACTCAATGCTTTCAAGAACAGATCTTACAGATCTGACAAATCAGTCAATCAAGGACCAAGATACCAGTAAGAGAGTTTATGGATCTCCAGTGCCAAAATCAAATACAAGTAGATCATTATCTCAAGTATCATTAGTAAGCATTAACGCATACTTTCCTCATATGTCCCCCAAAAGGCTTTCAACAGTGTTTGACTCACAAGaattaaataaagagaaaagcCAAAGCTCTCAGCTTGTATTTTCTAGAAGGAGGCTTTCCACTGTGTTGGCATCTGATGAATCAAATCAAGAGTCAAGTGACATGGAAACTCAAGCTACTACCAAAGCATTTGTGGAGGCTGCAGTAACTCACAAGAGTGGACCTTCACCGCTTGTTACTGGAATACCAGGGATTAAAGATCTCCCAATagcaaaaaccagaaagaagaaaactgataAAGCTCTTGTG agaaagaaagaaagagaatggCTGCTTCGTCAACTTAAAAACATCGAAGAGGCAACTAAACATGAACTGATAATTGAAGAAGCTTGA
- the IGFBP1 gene encoding insulin-like growth factor-binding protein 1 isoform X1 — translation MQSASWSPRRRAALPRSLLSSMGRPRSVLRRSWLPALLLPALLGPRLAPGQPVRCAPCSPDRIALCPPVASDCPEAARQPGCGCCQTCALGPGQPCGVYTARCRLGLRCHVPAGEPRPLSALIQGHGTCLPASEVGAIRTAEPADPVEPDDMPLESTEITQDQLLNYQLMFPMGQDKSIPWNAITAYENMKAKRISELKTWKEQQRTTVRPVPSSSTPALRSGVRRTPQKPRVLARRSSTEPCIDWRRLSREVEGRFTNSICPTATRMDFTTANSAKLYWMESLLNAGVSIQKVAEEFLNLQKLKETQNANSISTHKNKTKFSGGLF, via the exons ATGCAAAGTGCCTCCTGGTCCCCACGCCGCCGAGCTGCCCTCCCGCGCTCCCTCCTCAGCAGCATGGGTCGCCCGCGGTCTGTGCTGCGCCGCTCCTGGCTGCCGGCCCTGCTGCTGCCGGCGCTGCTGGGTCCCCGCCTGGCCCCCGGGCAGCCCGTGCGCTGCGCCCCGTGCAGTCCGGACAGGATCGCGCTCTGCCCGCCCGTCGCGTCCGACTGCCCAGAGGCGGCCCGGCAACCCGGCTGCGGTTGCTGCCAGACCTGCGCCCTCGGGCCGGGACAGCCCTGCGGGGTCTACACGGCCCGCTGCCGGCTGGGGCTCCGCTGCCACGTCCCCGCCGGGGAGCCCCGACCCCTCTCCGCCCTCATCCAGGGGCATGGGACGTGCCTGCCCGCCAGCGAGGTCGGAGCGATTCGCACGGCAGAGCCAGCAG ACCCTGTCGAACCTGATGATATGCCTTTGGAAAGCACTGAAATAACACAGGATCAGCTGCTGAACTATCAGTTAATGTTTCCCATGGGCCAGGATAAGTCCATTCCCTGGAATGCCATCACTGCATATGAGAACATGAAAGCAAAGAGAATATCTGAACTCAAGACATGGAAAGAGCAG CAAAGAACCACGGTTAGACCcgtccccagcagcagcacccctgCCTTACGGAGCGGAGTTCGTCGGACACCACAGAAGCCCAG GGTCCTTGCCAGAAGGAGCTCTACAGAGCCCTGTATAGATTGGCGAAGGCTCAGCAGAGAAGTGGAGGGGAGATTTACAAATTCTATTTGCCCAACTGCAACAAGAATGGATTTTACCACAGCAAACAG TGCGAAACTTTACTGGATGGAGAGTCTGCTGAATGCTGGTGTGTCTATCCAAAAAGTGGCAGAAGAATTCCTGAATCTCCAGAAATTAAAGGAGACCCAGAATGCCAACAGTATCTCAACTCACAAGAATAAAACCAAGTTTTCTGGAGGCCTGTTCTAG
- the IGFBP1 gene encoding insulin-like growth factor-binding protein 1 isoform X2, translating to MGRPRSVLRRSWLPALLLPALLGPRLAPGQPVRCAPCSPDRIALCPPVASDCPEAARQPGCGCCQTCALGPGQPCGVYTARCRLGLRCHVPAGEPRPLSALIQGHGTCLPASEVGAIRTAEPADPVEPDDMPLESTEITQDQLLNYQLMFPMGQDKSIPWNAITAYENMKAKRISELKTWKEQGPCQKELYRALYRLAKAQQRSGGEIYKFYLPNCNKNGFYHSKQCETLLDGESAECWCVYPKSGRRIPESPEIKGDPECQQYLNSQE from the exons ATGGGTCGCCCGCGGTCTGTGCTGCGCCGCTCCTGGCTGCCGGCCCTGCTGCTGCCGGCGCTGCTGGGTCCCCGCCTGGCCCCCGGGCAGCCCGTGCGCTGCGCCCCGTGCAGTCCGGACAGGATCGCGCTCTGCCCGCCCGTCGCGTCCGACTGCCCAGAGGCGGCCCGGCAACCCGGCTGCGGTTGCTGCCAGACCTGCGCCCTCGGGCCGGGACAGCCCTGCGGGGTCTACACGGCCCGCTGCCGGCTGGGGCTCCGCTGCCACGTCCCCGCCGGGGAGCCCCGACCCCTCTCCGCCCTCATCCAGGGGCATGGGACGTGCCTGCCCGCCAGCGAGGTCGGAGCGATTCGCACGGCAGAGCCAGCAG ACCCTGTCGAACCTGATGATATGCCTTTGGAAAGCACTGAAATAACACAGGATCAGCTGCTGAACTATCAGTTAATGTTTCCCATGGGCCAGGATAAGTCCATTCCCTGGAATGCCATCACTGCATATGAGAACATGAAAGCAAAGAGAATATCTGAACTCAAGACATGGAAAGAGCAG GGTCCTTGCCAGAAGGAGCTCTACAGAGCCCTGTATAGATTGGCGAAGGCTCAGCAGAGAAGTGGAGGGGAGATTTACAAATTCTATTTGCCCAACTGCAACAAGAATGGATTTTACCACAGCAAACAG TGCGAAACTTTACTGGATGGAGAGTCTGCTGAATGCTGGTGTGTCTATCCAAAAAGTGGCAGAAGAATTCCTGAATCTCCAGAAATTAAAGGAGACCCAGAATGCCAACAGTATCTCAACTCACAAGAATAA